In Erpetoichthys calabaricus chromosome 4, fErpCal1.3, whole genome shotgun sequence, one genomic interval encodes:
- the nfkbiz gene encoding NF-kappa-B inhibitor zeta: MLVERVLDDSRDLLDQESGLSSSPMNLDFYYGHSSPVSSESSQDHSIPSSPSSEYEWAGSPGQSQMGGRRQHNKPFQGVRVKNSVKELLMYKRSCQMSVGQDQEVNKVQQNQSTAGEFAELKSILLREGKRHASESLVDSSYFKRSAPYPSPHLLTPPQTPTSCEVMEESQKNDLFSSEVNSDIMDIIEMLKTPSNPISLNTVQVNCNSMPQQEEQSVNHCYQGDYSCQPVSSSPPQVYSQPSTFPYQTQTMTQPLDVIPFFSGECASYTPTQQDSLFCSKQQDQGNSCSLGNPTEFTGFSPPNVSPLPSLSPAQGLAGMSFFQWQIEQEERKLASMTQDQLITTDTDGDTFLHIAVAQGRRAVSYVLARKMASIGMLDVKEHNGQSALQVAVAANQHLIVQDLLSLGAQINTADRWGRTPLHVCSEKGHAQTIQAIQKTLMKNGQQLDLEAINYEGLTALHTAVITHNAVVHELQKARQPRSPHVQELLLKNKRLVDSVKLLLQMGASVQAKDRKSGRSAVHMAAEEANVELLRLFLDHPGSLNVINAKAYNGNTALHVAASLQNRLAQVDAVRLLMRKGADPSARNLENEQAVHLVSEGPSGEQVRRILKGKAAQPRASPV; encoded by the exons ATGCTGGTGGAACGCGTGTTGGACGACAGTCGAGACCTACTGGACCAGGAGTCCGGGCTGTCGTCAAGCCCCATGAACCTGGATTTTTACTACGGACACAGTTCACCTGTTTCCAGCGAGTCGTCCCAAGACCACAGTATCCCTTCGTCTCCGAGCTCGGAATACGAATGGGCCGGCAGTCCAG GTCAGTCTCAGATGGGTGGCAGGAGGCAGCACAATAAACCTTTCCAGGGAGTGCGTGTGAAAAACTCAGTTAAGGAGCTACTAATGTACAAGCGCAGTTGTCAGATGTCAGTGGGCCAAGATCAAGAAGTGAACAAG GTCCAACAAAATCAGAGCACAGCCGGAGAGTTTGCAG aGCTTAAGTCCATTCTTTTACGTGAAGGTAAAAGGCATGCATCAGAGAGTCTTGTCGATTCATCATATTTCAAAAGATCAGCTCCATACCCATCTCCACATCTTCTG ACGCCTCCCCAGACCCCAACCTCCTGTGAAGTTATGGAAGAAAGTCAGAAGAATGATTTGTTCAGCTCAGAAGTTAATAGTGACATCATGGATATCATCGAGATGCTGAAGACACCTTCCAACCCAATCTCGCTTAACACTGTTCAGGTTAACTGTAACAGTATGCCACAACAAGAAGAACAATCTGTAAACCATTGCTACCAAGGGGACTATTCATGCCAGCCAGTATCTAGCAGCCCTCCACAAGTCTACAGTCAGCCATCGACCTTTCCTTACCAGACTCAGACTATGACTCAGCCACTAGATGTCATTCCGTTTTTCAGCGGGGAGTGTGCCAGTTACACACCCACACAGCAGGATTCACTCTTTTGTTCTAAGCAACAGGACCAGGGTAACTCTTGCAGCCTTGGCAATCCAACAGAGTTTACTGGATTTTCTCCTCCAAATGTGTCTCCACTACCCTCATTATCACCTGCCCAAGGATTAGCTGGCATGTCTTTCTTCCAGTGGCAAATCGAGCAAGAGGAGAGGAAACTGGCCAGCATGACTCAGGATCAGCTCATCACCACTGATACAGATGGTGATAC GTTTCTCCACATTGCTGTGGCACAGGGCAGACGGGCTGTCTCATATGTCCTTGCTAGGAAGATGGCATCAATCGGCATGCTGGATGTGAAGGAGCACAATGGACAG aGTGCCCTGCAAGTTGCTGTGGCTGCCAATCAGCACCTGATTGTTCAGGATCTGTTGAGCCTTGGAGCACAGATTAACACAGCCGATCGGTGGGGAAGAACCCCGCTGCACGTGTGCTCAGAAAAGGGCCATGCCCAAACTATCCAG GCGATTCAGAAAACACTCATGAAAAATGGCCAGCAGTTGGATCTGGAAGCTATAAATTATGAAG GTCTTACCGCACTGCATACAGCAGTGATTACCCACAATGCTGTGGTGCATGAGCTACAAAAGGCACGGCAGCCCAGGTCACCTCATGTGCAAGAACTGCTGCTTAAGAACAAGAGGCTGGTGGATTCGGTGAAACTTCTTCTTCAAATGGGAGCCTCAGTTCAAGCCAAG GATCGTAAAAGTGGGCGCTCAGCAGTGCACATGGCCGCAGAAGAAGCCAACGTTGAGCTCTTGAGGCTTTTCTTAGATCATCCAGGCTCCCTCAATGTAATTAATGCAAAG GCCTACAATGGAAACACCGCCCTGCATGTGGCAGCCAGCCTGCAGAATCGGTTGGCTCAGGTTGATGCCGTGCGTCTGCTTATGAGAAAAGGGGCAGATCCAAGTGCCCGGAATCTGGAAAATGAACAGGCAGTCCACTTGGTCTCAGAGGGGCCATCCGGAGAGCAG gttAGACGGATTCTTAAAGGGAAAGCAGCACAGCCAAGAGCCTCTCCTGTCTAA